tctagtaCATCATGGAACACCCCATTCATCAGCTCCATGAAAGCGGCTGGAGCATTGGTCAATccaaaggacatgaccaagaattcatagtgaccatagcgagatctgaaGGCTGTCTTGCTAATGTCACCATCTCTGATTTTCAACTGATGATACCCTGACTTGAGGTCAATCTTCGAGAACACCTTAGCACCCTGTAGTTGATTGAACAAATCATCGATTCTGGGTAAcgggtaccgattcttgatcgtcagtttattgagctcacggtagtcgatgcacatcctcaggctaccgtccttcttctttacaaacaatacCGATGCTCCCCAAGGAGAAACACTCGGTCTGATAAACCCCTTCTTCAATAAGTCCTTGAGTTGTTCCTGCAATTCTCTCAGCTCTGCAGGTGCCATCCTATAGGGTGCCTTAGACACTGGGGCAGCACTTGggatcaaatcaatcatgaatTCGGTCTCACGGTCTGGTGGTAACCGTGTCAGGTCTTCCGAAAAAACATCTGGGAACTCTTTAACCACATCGATCTCTTTAAGTGGCTTGACCTTTGCTTCAACATCCAACACTGATGCTAGGTAACACTAACATCCTTCCTCTATCAGCTTCTGGACTTGTAGAGCGGAGATAGTGATTTTCTTGGGCTTTCGAGATTTATAACCCTCAAACACAAGCTCCACATCTTCATCAGGTTTAAACACAATCCTCTTCTTTGCACAGACTAGGCTAGCTCCGTAAatagacaaccaatccatgcctaagaTCACGTCGAAgtgtctcatgttcaactcaATCAGACGAGCAACAAGTTTCTTACCATCGATCCATACCGGGCAAGGTTCATAGAGTGCATCAAGTTCAACGACATTGCCCGTTAGTGTACTAGCCATAAGATTCTGGGAAAGTCGTTTCGAGTTGACTCCTAGTCTTTTAGCAGACATGGGAGATACAAAAGAATGCGTTGCCCCTGAATCAAACAACCCATAAGCAGGTTGTGAACATATAGAAACCATACCTGTGATCACAGTAGGGTCAGCCTGGGCTTCATCATTGGTAAGTGCATAGACTTGCCTCTGAGGTCGGTTGCTGGTTGGAGGCGGAACAGGACGACTAGCTGGTCGTGACAGAGGTGGTTTGGAAGGTGCTGTAGTTGAAGTACCTCCCCGCTTGGGGTATGGGCATCCCCTAGAAATGTGACCACTGCCCAGACAGTTGTAACATTGAATCGTCTGTGCCCCATAGTGAGGATTTGCTTGCAGCCGAGGAGCCTTAGTTGCACCTTGCCTATAGTTCTGAGTCAGAGCTAAAGTGGAGTAAGATCCTCTCTGAAACTTGCTAGGCCCCCTATAGTTTGAGGAAGTCATAGGCCTCTTGTTGGCCTGGATTGCTCTATAATTCTCCCTTTGTCTGTCTTCTACCACCTTGGCGGCTTGAACCACCCGGGCATATGACGGATATTCATGTAATACCACCGACGTGCTAATGCTGGGCCTCAATTCCTTCTCAAAAAGTCGAGCCTTGACAGCCTCGGGCTTCATGTGAACGGGAGCAAAGTAGAAGAGCTCCTCGAACAGTTGCTGAAATTCGAGGACTGACCTTGACCCCTGAATCAAACTCGTAAACTCAGCCTGCTTCTTGTCGCGGAAGCTCTTGGAGAAATAATTTTCAAGGAAAGTCTCCTTTAACAGTTCCCAGGTAGGGTTGGGATGCAGTAGTTCAAAGTTCTCTTTCTCCGACCACCACCAAGAGTCAGCCTCACCTCTAAGCTGATAGACCGCACATCTGATTTTGTCCTCGTCAACGCACTGAAGCACCTCGAAAATCCTTTTCAAATCCCTTATCCAGTGAGCTGGATACATGGAATCATCCGCCATTTTGTTGAAAGTAGGAGGGCGATGTTTCAGAAATTTCTTGGATAATTTTGAGGCATCCGCCCAAGCTGGTACCACCACTTGGGGTGCAGCCGGTGCAAGAGGTGGTACTGGTGCCATGGGGTCCCTAGCAGCAGCAGTGGCTAAGGGTAGTGTACCCGATGCAGCAACAGCTGCAGGTGCTGGAGGTGGTACATGTACAGGAGGGGGCACTTGCTGCCTTTCCCTATCCGCAACCAAAACTTGAAGCTGGGCGTTCATATTGTGCATAATGTCCCTTGTCTCTTGTTTCATGGCTCGCATAAGGTTCCCCAATAGCACGGCCACATCCGCACTGTTTTGAATTGGCGCAGGATCTGGTAAATTAGTACCCGAGCCTTCCGCGGCCTCGTCAAGGGAAGGGGAACGATTCTCAGTTGAGCGGTTATCTTCCATGTTGCGTACCTTCAAGATTGACAATTTATCAAACACAACATCAAGATTTAAAGGAAAGACAAGGAGAAATCAATCCAAAGTCTTTCTCAAAGATGTGTAAGACAGTCAATAAACATGGGGAATTACACACACAGGAGGGTGGAAAACAGTGGAAAAAGACTGGTTGCAAAACCGGTCCAAAAGCACCTTTTAGCCCGAGTGGACTCTAGATTGGactctggtctgggtccactccCGCATCCAGCGAGAAACAGCAAGTAAGCGGACTCACAAGGCGGACTCAGGCTAGGTCCACCCCTGGGTCCAGCGAGAAACAACAGGTTTGTGGACTTACAGGGCGGACTCAGGCTGGGTCCACTCCCGGGTCCAGCggaaaaacaacttaaaattaaaagaCTGGGTCTTAAAACCCACTCGCCTCTtcaccttctccatctcttgCGCGAAGAATAGGACCAAGCCTCTGCTCCCTTGCTTCCACTCCTTCTCCTTGGCGATTTTGGGGGCTCAATCTTGCAGATTTCATCCCCAAATCGAGTTCAGGTAAGGTTCTTCCTCTCCAAACTCGTTTTCTTCAAGTTTTCCCTTCAAACTCAACCCTAGGTTGCTCTGTTTCATTTTCTCCTTGAAGAAACTAGAAATAGGGGTTCCTAAGGTATGAATCCCTACTTCAATCGCACAAAACAAGTGTGCAACCACTCAACTTGTTCCCATTACCCCCCATTCTAGCTTTTTGGGTGAAAAACGAATTGTTCTTCACCCCCAAATCGATTTTCTTGCTGTAATTTCAGGGAAATCGTGAAGGGATTTACCCAACACATTAGAACCTTCAACTTGCTCACAAATAGATGTTCAAAATCACCACACAGGGCACAAGATTGCACAAACAGAAACTGCTTGACTaagaacagatttttttttttttttttctttttccctttacaTTTGTGTTGAAATTTTTGGGTTTAACTTGCCCTTATTGTTAAGCC
The nucleotide sequence above comes from Telopea speciosissima isolate NSW1024214 ecotype Mountain lineage chromosome 3, Tspe_v1, whole genome shotgun sequence. Encoded proteins:
- the LOC122655382 gene encoding uncharacterized protein LOC122655382 codes for the protein MEDNRSTENRSPSLDEAAEGSGTNLPDPAPIQNSADVAVLLGNLMRAMKQETRDIMHNMNAQLQVLVADRERQQVPPPVHVPPPAPAAVAASGTLPLATAAARDPMAPVPPLAPAAPQVVVPAWADASKLSKKFLKHRPPTFNKMADDSMYPAHWIRDLKRIFEVLQCVDEDKIRCAVYQLRGEADSWWWSEKENFELLHPNPTWELLKETFLENYFSKSFRDKKQAEFTSLIQGSRSVLEFQQLFEELFYFAPVHMKPEAVKARLFEKELRPSISTSVVLHEYPSYARVVQAAKVVEDRQRENYRAIQANKRPMTSSNYRGPSKFQRGSYSTLALTQNYRQGATKAPRLQANPHYGAQTIQCYNCLGSGHISRGCPYPKRGGTSTTAPSKPPLSRPASRPVPPPTSNRPQRQVYALTNDEAQADPTVITGMVSICSQPAYGLFDSGATHSFVSPMSAKRLGVNSKRLSQNLMASTLTGNVVELDALYEPCPVWIDGKKLVARLIELNMRHFDVILGMDWLSIYGASLVCAKKRIVFKPDEDVELVFEGYKSRKPKKITISALQVQKLIEEGC